A single Halarcobacter anaerophilus DNA region contains:
- the galU gene encoding UTP--glucose-1-phosphate uridylyltransferase GalU has protein sequence MIKKCLFPAAGYGTRFLPATKAMPKEMLPILTKPLIQYGVEEAMDAGCDVMSIITGRGKRAITDHFDISYELEHQIQGSSKEKMLADIRHIIDQCTFTYTRQNEMKGLGDAIFKGKVLVGEENPFAVILADDLCVNPDGDGILTQMVKLYEKYKCCIVACMEVPKEEVHKYGVIEGNRIEEGVYMVSNMVEKPDNDKAPSNLAVIGRYVLTPDIFDVIQNTKPGKNGELQITDSLCSQAKKGMVIAYKFKGRRFDCGSVDGFVEATNYFYDLEKKKAE, from the coding sequence ATGATAAAAAAGTGTTTATTCCCGGCAGCAGGTTACGGAACAAGATTCCTTCCTGCAACTAAGGCAATGCCAAAAGAGATGTTACCTATTTTAACCAAACCTTTAATTCAATACGGTGTTGAAGAAGCTATGGATGCAGGATGCGATGTAATGTCAATTATAACAGGACGTGGTAAAAGAGCAATTACGGATCATTTTGATATCTCTTATGAATTAGAACATCAAATTCAAGGTTCTTCAAAAGAAAAAATGTTGGCTGATATCAGACATATAATTGACCAATGCACTTTTACTTATACAAGACAAAATGAGATGAAAGGTTTAGGCGATGCAATTTTCAAAGGTAAAGTATTAGTAGGGGAAGAAAACCCTTTTGCCGTTATTTTGGCAGATGATCTTTGCGTAAATCCGGACGGTGACGGAATCTTAACGCAAATGGTAAAACTTTATGAAAAATATAAATGTTGTATTGTAGCTTGTATGGAAGTTCCAAAAGAGGAAGTTCATAAATACGGAGTAATAGAGGGAAATAGAATTGAAGAGGGTGTTTATATGGTATCAAATATGGTTGAAAAACCTGATAACGATAAAGCTCCGTCAAATTTGGCAGTAATAGGAAGATATGTTTTAACTCCTGATATTTTTGATGTTATTCAAAATACAAAACCTGGTAAAAACGGTGAATTACAAATTACAGATTCTTTATGCTCTCAAGCAAAAAAAGGGATGGTAATAGCATATAAATTCAAGGGAAGAAGATTTGACTGCGGTTCGGTTGACGGCTTTGTAGAAGCTACAAACTATTTTTATGATTTAGAGAAGAAAAAAGCAGAATAA
- the pgl gene encoding 6-phosphogluconolactonase, protein MNNFKSFSSNEQLLEELCSHIVSILQESIEQNEKATLLVSGGNTPKPLFQKLSTADISWEKVTVALVDERWLPNTNKDSNEFLVKQNLLQNFASKANFIGMYKENKSADEAQEECSKTYEKLTPFDIVVLGMGNDSHTASLFPNNEKLKEAFDLENKNLCISITPATAPYERMSLTLGAILSAKNIILHIQGEEKLKVYEKALVSTDIYKTPISAVLNNKKTDVEVYHS, encoded by the coding sequence ATGAATAATTTTAAATCCTTTAGCTCAAATGAACAACTCCTTGAAGAGTTATGTTCACATATTGTTTCAATTTTACAAGAAAGCATTGAACAAAACGAAAAAGCAACGCTTCTTGTATCAGGTGGAAATACTCCAAAACCTCTTTTTCAAAAACTTTCAACTGCTGATATATCTTGGGAAAAAGTAACTGTTGCTTTAGTTGATGAGAGATGGCTTCCTAATACAAATAAAGATAGCAATGAGTTTCTAGTAAAGCAAAATCTACTTCAAAATTTTGCCTCAAAAGCAAATTTTATAGGTATGTATAAAGAGAATAAAAGTGCAGATGAAGCCCAAGAAGAGTGCTCTAAAACTTATGAAAAATTGACTCCTTTTGATATAGTTGTTTTAGGAATGGGAAATGATTCTCATACGGCTTCACTTTTCCCAAATAATGAAAAACTAAAAGAAGCCTTTGATTTGGAAAATAAAAATTTGTGTATTTCAATTACTCCTGCAACAGCTCCTTATGAGAGGATGAGTCTTACTTTAGGTGCAATTTTAAGTGCAAAAAATATTATTCTTCATATTCAAGGAGAAGAAAAACTAAAAGTTTATGAAAAAGCTTTAGTCTCAACAGATATTTATAAAACTCCTATAAGTGCAGTTTTAAACAATAAAAAAACAGATGTGGAGGTTTACCACTCATGA
- the eda gene encoding bifunctional 4-hydroxy-2-oxoglutarate aldolase/2-dehydro-3-deoxy-phosphogluconate aldolase has product MTAKEVMEISPIVPVIAIDDEKDALPLAKALQKGGVNIMEVTLRTKAGLKAIELISKELPSMNVGAGTVCNEEELIQSKNAGAKFVFSPGISKELIDASKKHDITLIPGVATASEVMLAQNNEIFYCKLFPAKISGGVDILKAFQGPFSKMNFCPTGGVNLNNLNDFLILKNVLCVGGTWFVPKDAILNNEFEKITLLCKEALDSLV; this is encoded by the coding sequence ATGACGGCAAAAGAAGTAATGGAAATATCTCCCATAGTTCCGGTGATTGCAATAGATGATGAAAAAGATGCTCTGCCTTTGGCAAAAGCTTTACAAAAAGGCGGAGTAAATATTATGGAGGTAACTTTAAGAACAAAAGCCGGATTAAAAGCAATAGAATTAATCTCGAAAGAGCTACCCTCTATGAATGTTGGAGCAGGGACGGTTTGCAATGAAGAAGAACTAATTCAGTCAAAAAACGCAGGTGCAAAATTTGTTTTTTCTCCGGGAATCTCAAAAGAGTTAATAGATGCTTCAAAAAAACATGATATAACTTTAATCCCAGGTGTTGCAACTGCAAGTGAAGTAATGCTTGCCCAAAATAATGAAATCTTTTATTGTAAACTTTTCCCTGCAAAAATCAGCGGAGGAGTTGATATTTTAAAAGCTTTTCAAGGACCCTTTTCTAAAATGAATTTTTGTCCTACAGGAGGAGTAAATTTAAATAATTTAAATGATTTTTTAATCTTAAAAAATGTACTATGTGTTGGTGGAACTTGGTTTGTTCCTAAAGATGCAATTTTAAACAATGAATTTGAAAAAATAACACTACTTTGTAAAGAGGCTTTAGATAGTTTAGTATAA
- a CDS encoding alpha-amylase family glycosyl hydrolase → MKHKHISDPEHTINKRINRIYPPEVAEKAVNSIIDLIFKYKQRIISKEYHLSQKDIILITYGDQVNRDHEATLQTLKEFIDHHLKGVINSVHILPFYPSSSDDGFSVVSYNAVDPKMGSWRQIESISGDYRLMVDGVINHVSQFSDWFKAYLAGDKYFQDYFIEVDPSLDLSMVARPRATPLLSEFTDDEGKIRHIWTTFSKDQVDLNYKSHRVLRNVLDCLFYYIEKGATLIRLDAIAFIWKEIGTRCVHLPQTHELIQLMREVLHEVAPEVIIITETNVPHHENVSYFGSGDDEAQMVYNFALPPLLVHSILHQNTKTLTSWAKTLTLPSDKVCFFNFTASHDGIGLRPVNDILSKEEIDFLVEKVQSHGGLVSYRAEPDGTQSPYELNCSYIDALTHPEEEDQLRFKRMLLAQATVLVMPGVPGIYFHSLVGSRNYHEGVKHSGVNRAINREKYNMDWLEEELAKQGALPKRMLDSYKRLISIRINEKAFDPFGKFEFLDLDEKLFAIDQRCKDNIERVLAIHNFSDEEVKCKIPENIGGTLCDILTSNCIISESDSETQKNNNEITLEPYQMMWLKGRV, encoded by the coding sequence ATGAAACATAAACATATATCAGATCCGGAACATACGATAAATAAAAGGATTAATAGAATATATCCCCCCGAAGTTGCCGAAAAAGCAGTAAATAGTATAATTGATTTAATTTTTAAATATAAACAGAGAATTATTTCAAAAGAGTACCATTTAAGTCAAAAAGATATTATTCTTATTACCTATGGAGATCAGGTAAACAGAGATCATGAAGCAACCTTACAAACATTAAAAGAGTTTATAGACCATCACTTAAAAGGAGTTATAAATTCTGTACATATTCTGCCTTTTTATCCATCCTCTTCCGATGACGGATTTTCTGTCGTAAGTTATAATGCTGTTGATCCTAAAATGGGTTCTTGGCGACAGATTGAGAGTATTTCAGGAGATTATAGATTAATGGTTGACGGCGTAATTAACCACGTATCTCAATTCTCTGATTGGTTTAAAGCTTATCTTGCAGGAGATAAATATTTTCAAGACTATTTTATAGAAGTAGATCCCTCTCTTGATTTAAGTATGGTTGCAAGACCTAGAGCTACGCCTTTATTAAGTGAGTTTACTGATGATGAAGGAAAAATAAGACATATTTGGACAACATTCAGTAAAGACCAGGTAGATTTGAATTATAAAAGTCATAGAGTTTTAAGAAATGTTTTGGATTGTCTTTTTTATTATATAGAAAAGGGTGCAACTCTAATCAGACTTGATGCTATAGCTTTTATTTGGAAAGAGATAGGAACAAGATGCGTGCATCTTCCCCAAACCCATGAGCTTATTCAACTAATGAGGGAAGTTCTTCACGAAGTTGCACCTGAGGTTATAATTATTACGGAGACAAATGTTCCCCATCATGAAAATGTTTCATATTTCGGAAGCGGTGACGATGAAGCACAAATGGTATATAATTTTGCTCTGCCTCCTTTATTGGTACACTCAATCTTACACCAAAATACAAAAACACTTACTTCTTGGGCTAAAACCTTAACTCTTCCAAGTGACAAGGTATGTTTCTTTAACTTTACGGCAAGCCACGACGGAATAGGTTTAAGACCCGTAAATGATATTCTAAGCAAAGAAGAGATTGATTTTTTAGTTGAAAAAGTACAAAGCCACGGAGGTTTAGTCTCTTATAGAGCAGAACCTGACGGAACGCAATCTCCTTATGAACTAAATTGCAGTTATATTGATGCTTTAACCCATCCTGAGGAAGAGGATCAACTAAGATTTAAAAGAATGCTTTTAGCACAAGCAACAGTATTGGTTATGCCAGGTGTCCCCGGAATATATTTCCACTCTCTTGTAGGTTCGAGAAATTATCATGAAGGTGTAAAACATTCAGGTGTGAACAGAGCTATAAACAGAGAAAAATATAATATGGATTGGTTAGAAGAGGAGTTGGCAAAACAAGGAGCCCTTCCAAAAAGAATGTTGGATTCTTATAAAAGATTAATATCTATTAGAATAAATGAAAAAGCCTTTGATCCTTTCGGTAAATTCGAATTTTTGGATTTGGATGAGAAACTTTTTGCTATAGATCAAAGATGTAAAGATAATATAGAAAGAGTTTTAGCAATTCATAATTTTTCAGATGAAGAGGTAAAATGTAAAATACCTGAAAATATAGGTGGAACACTGTGTGATATCTTAACTTCAAATTGTATAATATCGGAATCAGATTCTGAAACACAAAAAAATAATAATGAAATTACTTTAGAGCCTTATCAGATGATGTGGCTTAAAGGTAGAGTTTAA
- a CDS encoding glycosyltransferase family protein, which yields MSDFFQNGVITTLQNLGNRSLEDMEKELETFSERRKMVLLLPALYSEFETPAMHKIIEELKKVKYLYKIILGLDKATKEQFEEVKKLMSVLPCKVDVLWNDGPRIKELYSDMTKEGFPGLDTPGKGRNVWTMMGYGLADKDAYAFALHDCDIVNYSREIPARLFYPIIHPALDFEFNKGYYSRVTDKLHGRATRLLYTPLINSLIKVYGSNRYLDYMESFRYALSGEFSFIRSLGRGIAISPTWGLEISTLSEIYKNTSNRRICQTQILDSYEHKHQELGSQESCSGIYKMANDIAKTLFRVLAQEGVVFSQSSFKTLLATYFQESRFEISKYNALSKLNGLKYNREKEIKAVEAFQVAIKEAAEEFYEDPMGIPSLSSWTTVRSVMSNFSYKFAEYVRKDND from the coding sequence ATGTCAGATTTTTTTCAAAATGGAGTAATAACAACATTACAAAATCTAGGAAACAGAAGTTTGGAAGATATGGAAAAGGAGTTAGAAACCTTTAGTGAAAGAAGAAAAATGGTACTTCTTTTACCTGCTTTATATTCTGAATTTGAAACCCCTGCTATGCATAAAATTATCGAAGAATTAAAAAAAGTCAAATATCTTTATAAAATAATATTGGGTTTAGATAAGGCTACAAAAGAGCAGTTTGAAGAGGTAAAAAAACTAATGTCGGTTCTTCCTTGCAAAGTTGATGTTTTATGGAATGACGGACCGAGAATAAAAGAGCTTTATTCTGATATGACAAAAGAGGGCTTCCCGGGTTTAGATACTCCGGGAAAAGGAAGAAACGTATGGACAATGATGGGATACGGTCTTGCGGATAAAGATGCTTATGCTTTTGCTTTGCATGACTGTGATATTGTAAATTACAGCAGAGAAATTCCTGCAAGACTTTTTTATCCTATAATCCACCCCGCTTTGGATTTTGAATTTAACAAAGGTTATTATTCAAGAGTTACGGATAAACTTCACGGAAGAGCAACAAGACTGCTTTATACTCCTTTAATAAACTCTCTTATAAAAGTTTACGGCTCAAATAGATATTTGGATTATATGGAGAGTTTTAGATATGCCTTATCCGGAGAATTCTCTTTTATAAGATCTCTTGGAAGAGGTATAGCTATTTCTCCTACATGGGGATTGGAAATTTCGACATTAAGCGAAATTTATAAAAATACTTCAAACAGAAGAATCTGTCAAACACAAATTTTAGACTCTTATGAACACAAACATCAAGAACTGGGAAGTCAAGAGAGTTGCAGCGGTATTTATAAAATGGCAAATGATATAGCAAAAACTCTTTTTAGAGTATTGGCACAAGAAGGAGTGGTCTTTTCTCAAAGCTCTTTTAAAACTCTGCTTGCAACATATTTTCAAGAATCAAGATTTGAAATTTCAAAATATAACGCTCTTAGTAAATTAAACGGACTTAAATATAACAGGGAAAAAGAGATAAAAGCCGTTGAAGCATTTCAAGTTGCGATAAAAGAAGCAGCAGAAGAGTTTTATGAAGACCCTATGGGAATTCCTTCTTTATCATCTTGGACTACGGTTAGATCTGTTATGTCTAATTTCTCTTATAAATTTGCTGAATATGTAAGAAAGGATAATGATTAG
- the edd gene encoding phosphogluconate dehydratase has product MNKIIEEVTNNITQRSQKSREIYLYRVKKAKEKGSSRRNVSCSNLAHAVAPLNKNEKDSMISMKSPNMAIITAYNDMLSAHEPYSVYPSLLKRTLFSLGATAQVAGGVPAMCDGVTQSQPGMELSLFSRDNIAMGTAIGLSHNVYDGAFYLGVCDKIVPGLLIGALTFGHLPAVFVPAGPMPSGISNAQKAKIRQEYALGKVGKDKLLEAETSSYHSSGTCTFYGTANSNQMLLEMMGLQLPNSSFVNTNTPLRDALTQEAAKTLFTLVEKKVSLADLITEKSFVNAIIGLMATGGSSNHTIHLIAMAKAAGIVLTWDDFDAISKVIPLLCKMYPNGSADVNSFRQAGGMSVVISELLNEGLVHNDVETIVGKGLENFIVEPKLQDKKVIFEKTEAISKDKEVISSIKEPFSKEGGLKLLKGNIGRSVIKTSALKETQMFIEAPAIVFESQEELQEEFKKGNLEKDFIAVVRYQGPKANGMPELHGLMPPLGALQDKGFKVAILTDGRMSGASGKVPSAIHLSPEASKNGIIAKIKTGDKIRFDIQKGQIDVLIDIEELNKRKIEKIDLSKNHFAVGRELFSTIRDNISSAEEGASIFDLVGKERG; this is encoded by the coding sequence ATGAATAAAATTATAGAAGAAGTAACAAACAATATAACACAGCGTTCACAAAAAAGTAGAGAAATCTACTTGTACAGAGTTAAAAAAGCAAAAGAGAAAGGAAGCAGCAGAAGAAATGTAAGCTGTAGCAATTTAGCCCATGCGGTTGCCCCTTTAAATAAAAATGAAAAAGACTCTATGATCTCTATGAAAAGTCCTAATATGGCAATAATCACAGCCTATAACGATATGTTGTCAGCTCATGAGCCTTATAGTGTTTATCCTTCGCTTTTAAAAAGAACTCTTTTCTCTTTAGGTGCAACGGCACAAGTTGCGGGAGGAGTTCCTGCAATGTGTGACGGAGTAACTCAATCTCAACCAGGAATGGAACTCTCACTTTTTAGTCGTGATAATATCGCAATGGGGACGGCAATAGGACTTTCTCACAATGTTTATGACGGTGCCTTTTATCTTGGGGTTTGTGATAAAATCGTTCCCGGACTTTTAATAGGAGCCTTGACTTTTGGACACCTGCCTGCTGTTTTCGTTCCAGCAGGTCCTATGCCTTCAGGTATATCAAATGCCCAAAAAGCAAAAATAAGACAAGAGTATGCTTTGGGAAAAGTGGGAAAAGATAAACTTCTTGAAGCAGAAACCTCTTCTTATCACAGCAGCGGAACCTGTACTTTTTACGGAACTGCAAACTCCAATCAAATGCTTTTAGAGATGATGGGATTACAACTTCCTAACTCCTCTTTTGTAAATACGAATACTCCTTTAAGAGATGCTCTAACTCAAGAAGCTGCAAAAACACTTTTTACTTTAGTTGAAAAAAAAGTCTCACTTGCAGATCTTATTACTGAAAAAAGTTTTGTAAATGCAATAATCGGACTAATGGCAACAGGTGGTTCAAGTAATCATACTATTCATTTAATAGCAATGGCAAAAGCCGCGGGGATAGTTTTAACTTGGGATGATTTTGATGCTATTTCCAAAGTTATTCCTCTTTTATGTAAGATGTATCCAAACGGAAGTGCAGATGTAAACTCATTTAGACAAGCAGGAGGAATGAGTGTAGTAATATCAGAGCTTTTAAATGAGGGTTTAGTACATAATGATGTAGAAACGATTGTAGGAAAAGGGCTTGAAAATTTTATTGTTGAACCTAAACTTCAAGATAAAAAAGTAATCTTTGAAAAAACAGAAGCAATCTCAAAAGACAAAGAGGTTATTTCAAGTATTAAAGAGCCTTTTTCAAAAGAGGGTGGATTAAAACTTCTAAAAGGAAACATCGGAAGAAGCGTTATAAAAACTTCTGCTTTAAAAGAGACTCAAATGTTTATAGAAGCTCCTGCTATTGTTTTTGAATCTCAAGAAGAGTTGCAAGAAGAGTTTAAAAAAGGAAATCTTGAAAAAGATTTTATAGCAGTTGTACGATATCAAGGACCAAAAGCAAACGGTATGCCTGAACTTCACGGACTTATGCCTCCTCTTGGGGCTTTACAGGATAAAGGTTTTAAAGTTGCTATTTTAACCGACGGAAGAATGTCGGGAGCTTCGGGAAAAGTTCCTTCTGCAATTCATTTAAGCCCTGAAGCTTCCAAAAATGGAATCATAGCAAAAATAAAAACAGGAGATAAAATAAGATTTGATATTCAAAAGGGTCAAATAGATGTTTTAATAGATATTGAAGAGTTAAATAAACGAAAAATAGAAAAAATAGATTTATCAAAAAATCATTTTGCAGTAGGAAGAGAACTTTTTTCTACCATAAGAGATAATATAAGCAGTGCAGAAGAGGGTGCGTCAATTTTTGATTTAGTAGGAAAGGAGAGAGGATGA
- the zwf gene encoding glucose-6-phosphate dehydrogenase translates to MSKTNNLCDFILFGGHGDLAFRKLMPALYHLCKDGYLAEDSRIITVSRAKFSAQKHKELVKNKLIEFLPKESYTQEDFQRFEKKLYYVQVDFLNSKGYETLEKLLNEYEKRDRINYLSTSPKFFAGICQALKEYKLITSNSRVVLEKPLGKDLSSSQEINKKVLEFFKEDQIYRIDHYLGKDTVQNIMALRFSNRLFVPLWSSNHIDHIQITVAESVGAEGRWEYYNEYGAMRDMIQNHLLQLLCLIAMEPPCSLDANDMRDEKLKVLKSLRPISRSEIASSTVRAQYTAGSSMGESVLGYLDGEIKQSNTETFAAIRVDIDNWRWNGVPFYIRSGKRMQKRNSEVVIQFKTMPHSIFAENNCCTLLDNKLVIRLQPQESIELRLMNKIPGLSETMQLQEVNLELNAPDTHKRKSDAYERLILDVIRANPTLFMRLDEVEAAWRWADPIIEAWENNLVPMKKYTAGTDGPTASIQLIAQDGRSWNDE, encoded by the coding sequence ATGAGTAAGACAAACAATCTATGTGACTTCATTCTATTTGGCGGGCATGGAGATTTGGCATTTAGGAAACTAATGCCTGCTCTTTACCATCTTTGCAAAGATGGATATTTAGCTGAGGATAGCAGAATAATAACAGTCTCCAGAGCTAAATTTTCAGCCCAAAAACACAAAGAGCTGGTAAAAAACAAGTTAATAGAGTTTTTACCCAAAGAGAGTTATACCCAAGAAGATTTTCAAAGATTTGAAAAAAAGTTATATTATGTTCAAGTAGACTTTCTAAACAGTAAAGGTTATGAAACTTTAGAAAAACTTTTAAATGAATATGAAAAAAGAGATAGAATAAATTATCTCTCAACTTCACCCAAATTTTTTGCAGGAATTTGCCAAGCTTTAAAAGAGTACAAACTTATAACTTCAAATTCCAGAGTTGTTTTAGAAAAACCTTTAGGAAAAGATTTAAGCTCTTCCCAAGAGATAAATAAAAAAGTCTTAGAATTTTTTAAAGAAGATCAAATATATAGAATAGATCACTATTTGGGAAAAGATACCGTTCAAAATATTATGGCGTTAAGATTTTCAAATAGACTTTTTGTTCCTCTTTGGAGTTCAAATCATATTGATCATATTCAAATAACGGTTGCAGAAAGCGTAGGAGCCGAGGGTAGATGGGAGTATTATAACGAATACGGTGCTATGAGGGATATGATCCAAAACCATCTTTTACAGCTTCTTTGTTTAATTGCTATGGAACCTCCTTGTTCTCTTGATGCAAACGATATGAGAGATGAAAAACTAAAAGTTCTAAAAAGTTTGAGACCTATTAGCCGTTCTGAAATAGCTTCAAGTACGGTTAGAGCCCAATATACAGCAGGCTCTTCTATGGGAGAATCGGTTCTTGGGTATTTAGACGGAGAGATAAAACAAAGCAATACGGAAACTTTTGCCGCTATAAGAGTTGATATTGATAACTGGAGATGGAACGGAGTTCCTTTTTATATAAGAAGCGGAAAACGTATGCAAAAAAGAAACTCGGAAGTTGTTATTCAGTTTAAAACCATGCCTCACTCGATTTTTGCCGAAAATAATTGTTGTACTCTTTTAGATAACAAATTAGTTATAAGATTGCAGCCTCAGGAGAGTATTGAATTAAGACTTATGAATAAAATTCCCGGACTTAGTGAAACAATGCAGCTTCAAGAGGTAAACTTGGAACTTAATGCTCCTGACACTCACAAAAGAAAATCAGATGCTTATGAGAGATTGATTTTAGACGTAATAAGAGCAAATCCGACACTTTTTATGAGATTAGATGAGGTTGAAGCTGCTTGGAGATGGGCTGATCCTATTATTGAAGCTTGGGAAAACAATTTAGTTCCAATGAAAAAATATACAGCAGGAACAGACGGACCGACTGCTTCTATACAGCTGATTGCACAAGATGGAAGAAGTTGGAACGATGAATAA
- a CDS encoding glucose-6-phosphate isomerase, with translation MLHFEHKFDAKIGKRAEEKIEEVFKAMQKERDSGKIGYYDLPQNGFDLLKEVEDYKKKNSLLKENSIRDVVVIGIGGSSLGTKAVYELLKDQVKTKKRLYFLENVDPLDITRTLKKINKNKALFIVISKSGSTIETTSIFKYIMEKYKFSFKNKEDMKKFIAITDKGSALSMLADKNGIKQFNIPLNVGGRFSVLSAVGIVPLSLVDIDIKGVLKGAKEFVDSFFEEKENNLLDKAYFYSKSAKNFPINVMFTYSSLFNYFNQWYVQLWAESLGKINKFGENVGLTPIHLIGSVDQHSFLQLIIQGPKNKTVTIIKIEDFKKPVKVPKLSLDFLEKVDYINGHKFNKLINAECEATYETIVDENIPADCISLDKITAENIGSLILYYELLTSAVGQFLEINTYDQPGVEFGKIKLVKKFTK, from the coding sequence ATGCTACATTTTGAACATAAGTTTGACGCAAAAATCGGAAAAAGAGCAGAAGAGAAGATTGAAGAAGTATTCAAAGCAATGCAAAAAGAGAGGGACTCTGGGAAAATCGGTTATTATGATTTACCTCAAAACGGCTTTGATTTATTAAAAGAGGTAGAAGATTATAAAAAGAAAAATTCACTTTTAAAAGAGAATTCAATCAGAGATGTAGTGGTAATAGGAATAGGAGGTTCTTCACTTGGAACAAAAGCAGTTTATGAACTCTTAAAAGACCAAGTAAAAACAAAAAAAAGATTATATTTTTTAGAAAATGTTGATCCGCTTGATATCACAAGAACATTAAAAAAAATAAATAAAAACAAAGCACTTTTTATCGTGATTTCAAAATCGGGTTCTACAATTGAGACAACCTCTATTTTTAAATATATAATGGAAAAATATAAATTCTCTTTTAAAAACAAAGAGGATATGAAAAAGTTTATAGCAATAACGGATAAAGGTTCAGCTTTATCAATGTTAGCCGATAAAAACGGAATAAAACAGTTTAATATCCCTCTAAATGTAGGCGGAAGATTTTCTGTTTTATCAGCAGTTGGAATAGTTCCTTTGTCTTTGGTTGATATAGATATTAAAGGAGTTCTAAAAGGAGCTAAAGAGTTTGTAGACTCTTTTTTTGAAGAAAAAGAGAATAATCTTTTAGACAAAGCATACTTTTATTCAAAATCGGCAAAAAACTTCCCTATAAACGTAATGTTTACATACTCTTCTTTATTTAACTATTTTAACCAGTGGTATGTACAACTCTGGGCAGAATCATTAGGAAAAATAAATAAATTTGGAGAAAACGTAGGATTAACGCCGATTCATCTAATAGGTTCAGTTGACCAACATTCATTTTTGCAGTTAATAATTCAAGGGCCTAAAAACAAAACAGTAACAATAATAAAAATAGAAGATTTTAAAAAACCTGTAAAAGTTCCGAAACTAAGTTTAGATTTTCTTGAAAAAGTTGATTATATAAACGGACATAAGTTTAACAAACTAATCAATGCAGAGTGTGAAGCCACATATGAAACAATAGTTGATGAAAATATACCCGCAGATTGTATAAGTTTGGATAAAATCACGGCTGAAAATATAGGAAGTCTTATTTTATATTATGAACTGTTGACTTCTGCTGTAGGACAATTTTTAGAAATAAACACTTATGACCAACCGGGCGTTGAGTTTGGAAAAATAAAATTGGTTAAAAAATTTACGAAATAG